A single region of the Silene latifolia isolate original U9 population chromosome 8, ASM4854445v1, whole genome shotgun sequence genome encodes:
- the LOC141594110 gene encoding heat shock 70 kDa protein 18-like has translation MAKLADKAVGNWPAVGIDLGTTYSCVAVWQDDRVEIITNDLGNRTTPSCVAFTQHQRLIGEGAINQASLNPTNTIFDAKRLIGRKFNDQVVQDDIMLWPFTVIAEEVGNNKKPIIVVNFKDEEKHFFPEEISSMILSKMKDIATAYLGTEVKNAVVTVPAYFNNAQRQATKDAGTIAGLNVLRIINEPTAAAIAYGLDKKLTSSEVEAAKNVLVFDLGGGTFDVSLVAIGKDAFEVKAVSGDTHLGGGDFDKRMVSHFMSEFERKHNKNMSDNPRALGRLRAACERAKRNLSSTPETSIDIDCLFEGIDFSTTITRARFEKLNMDLFQNCLEPIDKCLKDAKIEKSEVHEIVLVGGSSRTPMVRRLVQDFFNGKDLCQGINPDEAVAYGAACHAAVLTGTMGMKNHVLVDVTPLSLGIKVHSGDMSVIIPRNTLIPTKMSAIARTARDNQACAFFRVYEGERPIAVENHYLGSFKLEGIPPAPEGVPKFDTVFEIDADGILTVTAEDLDTKNKNQVIITNHSARLPKKEINRMAKEAKRYKVNDEAFKEAAVAKNKLENYVDEIKKKARENMWKIDLKDKRKIDDVIEQTEQWLDWNNIFGKARMFEQKIQRLVKISEPIFKKMRKSDDSEIEVLELD, from the exons ATGGCAAAATTGGCGGATAAAGCAGTAGGAAATTGGCCTGCTGTAGGAATCGATCTTGGAACCACGTACTCGTGTGTTGCGGTGTGGCAAGATGACCGTGTTGAGATCATCACCAACGACTTAGGCAACCGTACCACGCCGTCTTGTGTCGCTTTCACCCAACACCAGCGGCTTATTGGCGAAGGTGCTATCAACCAGGCTTCCTTGAACCCTACTAACACTATCTTTG ATGCAAAGCGGCTCATAGGTCGAAAATTTAACGATCAGGTGGTGCAAGATGATATCATGCTCTGGCCATTCACAGTCATTGCTGAAGAGGTTGGAAACAACAAGAAACCGATAATTGTGGTTAATTTCAAGGACGAGGAGAAGCATTTCTTTCCTGAAGAGATATCGTCTATGATTCTCTCGAAGATGAAGGACATTGCAACAGCCTATCTTGGCACTGAGGTCAAGAATGCTGTTGTCACTGTCCCGGCTTATTTCAATAATGCGCAACGTCAAGCTACTAAAGACGCTGGCACCATTGCTGGGTTGAATGTTCTGCGCATCATTAATGAACCAACAGCTGCTGCCATAGCCTATGGTCTTGACAAAAAGCTTACTAGCAGTGAAGTTGaagcggccaagaatgttttggTTTTTGACCTCGGTGGTGGAACATTTGATGTTTCTTTAGTTGCTATTGGAAAAGATGCATTCGAAGTGAAAGCTGTCAGTGGTGACACACACCTTGGTGGCGGAGATTTTGACAAACGGATGGTAAGCCACTTTATGTCGGAATTTGAGAGGAAACACAATAAGAACATGAGTGATAATCCAAGAGCTTTAGGGCGGTTGCGTGCTGCATGTGAGAGGGCGAAGAGAAACCTCTCCTCGACCCCTGAGACATCTATTGACATTGATTGTCTTTTTGAGGGGATTGATTTCTCGACGACCATAACTCGTGCAAGATTTGAGAAGCTGAATATGGATTTGTTTCAGAATTGTCTAGAACCCATCGACAAGTGCTTGAAGGATGCAAAGATCGAGAAAAGTGAGGTCCATGAAATCGTCCTTGTTGGGGGATCATCTCGAACCCCAATGGTTCGTAGGTTGGTGCAAGACTTCTTCAATGGAAAGGATCTCTGCCAAGGTATTAATCCAGACGAGGCTGTTGCATATGGCGCTGCCTGTCACGCGGCCGTATTAACTGGCACAATGGGTATGAAAAATCATGTACTTGTTGATGTAACTCCTCTTTCTCTTGGTATTAAGGTTCACTCTGGTGATATGTCGGTTATAATCCCTCGGAATACACTTATACCGACAAAGATGAGTGCAATAGCTAGAACAGCGAGAGATAACCAAGCCTGCGCGTTCTTTCGGGTATACGAGGGAGAAAGGCCAATTGCTGTCGAAAACCACTACCTTGGAAGTTTTAAATTAGAGGGGATTCCTCCAGCACCTGAGGGCGTTCCTAAGTTCGACACAGTATTTGAGATCGATGCTGATGGTATTCTGACTGTAACAGCCGAGGATTTAGACACAAAAAATAAGAATCAAGTCATTATAACGAATCACAGCGCGAGATTGCCAAAAAAGGAGATCAATAGGATGGCGAAAGAAGCTAAAAGGTACAAGGTTAATGATGAGGCGTTTAAGGAGGCGGCCGTGGCAAAGAACAAGTTAGAGAATTATGTGGACGAAATTAAGAAGAAGGCAAGAGAAAATATGTGGAAAATCGATTTGAAGGACAAGAGAAAGATCGATGATGTTATCGAGCAAACGGAGCAATGGCTTGATTGGAACAACATATTTGGTAAAGCTAGAATGTTTGAGCAGAAAATTCAAAGGTTGGTGAAGATTTCTGAGCCTATTTTTAAGAAAATGCGTAAGAGTGATGACTCAGAGATTGAAGTATTGGAGCTTGATTGA
- the LOC141594111 gene encoding heat shock 70 kDa protein 18-like produces MYSWLSTLFKKTPTGRARKEPGIGIDLGTTYSCVGVWQHGRVEIITNELGNRTTPSWVAFTQTRRLIGEAAKNQAAMNSANTIFDAKRLIGRKFDEPTIQNDMKLWPFKVIGANDNNPAFVVTYKDEEKHFSPVEISSMILVKMKETAETYLGKQVKDAVITVPAYFNDAQRQATKDAGVIAGLNVLRIINEPTAAAIAYGLDKKLTKYNNKATKNILVFDLGGGTFDVSIVSVRKDAFEVKAVSGDTHLGGGDFDTRLVANFVAEFERKHNKKLGDNPRALGRLRVACERAKRNLSSQTEASIEIDCLIDGIDFCSTITRARFENLNIDLFEKCLEPVEDCLKAAKMRKTDVHDIVLVGGSTRIPNVQELLQDYFNGKELCRSINADEAVAYGAASHAAILAGFGDQQDTVLVDVTPLSLGVELHDKSFRIVIPRNTTIPAKMFTVLATVLDNQVTVNFLVYEGERFIAKDNNFLGKFELNNIPPRPKGKAEFDVCFEIDSDGILTVSATLVGSNNKNQITITEHSGRLTKEEIDRMVAESEMYKTQDEEYKRVVKAKSTLESYIEEIWKMMRRCHDIIDEKDIKLMSEATQRTMGWLDWNHLCDDASMFDQKKDELESVCGDFVRKMHDNVYMDGCKSKVSELNDVD; encoded by the exons ATGTATTCCTGGCTCTCAACTCTGTTCAAGAAGACACCTACGGGTAGAGCACGAAAGGAGCCTGGAATTGGAATCGATCTAGGGACTACTTACTCATGTGTCGGGGTCTGGCAGCATGGCCGTGTCGAGATCATCACCAATGAATTGGGTAACCGTacgacaccgtcttgggtcgctTTCACTCAAACTCGCCGCCTAATTGGCGAAGCTGCTAAGAATCAGGCCGCCATGAATTCTGCCAACACTATCTTTG ATGCAAAGAGACTCATAGGCAGGAAATTCGATGAGCCGACAATTCAGAATGACATGAAGCTCTGGCCGTTTAAAGTCATTGGCGCTAATGATAATAACCCTGCATTTGTTGTCACCTACAAGGATGAAGAGAAGCATTTTTCGCCTGTAGAAATATCGTCGATGATTCTAGTGAAGATGAAAGAGACTGCCGAAACATATCTGGGAAAACAAGTTAAGGATGCTGTTATAACTGTCCCTGCTTACTTCAATGATGCACAACGTCAGGCGACTAAAGATGCCGGAGTCATTGCTGGGCTCAATGTTTTACGCATCATTAATGAGCCAACGGCAGCAGCCATTGCCTATGGTCTCGATAAGAAGCTTACCAAATACAATAATAAGGCGACAAAAAATATATTGGTGTTTGATCTTGGTGGTGGGACCTTTGATGTCTCTATTGTGTCCGTCCGAAAGGATGCTTTTGAGGTGAAAGCTGTGAGTGGCGATACCCACCTTGGCGGAGGTGATTTTGACACGAGACTAGTTGCCAATTTTGTGGCCGAGTTTGAGAGAAAACATAATAAGAAGTTGGGTGACAATCCTAGGGCTTTAGGGCGGTTGAGAGTTGCGTGCGAGAGGGCTAAGAGGAACCTTTCTTCGCAAACTGAGGCTTCGATTGAGATCGATTGTCTCATCGATGGGATAGACTTCTGTTCAACAATAACGCGAGCACGGTTTGAGAACTTGAATATTGATTTGTTCGAGAAATGTTTAGAACCCGTGGAAGATTGTCTAAAGGCCGCTAAAATGAGGAAAACCGATGTACATGATATTGTGCTTGTGGGCGGGTCAACTCGAATCCCAAACGTACAAGAATTGTTGCAAGATTACTTTAATGGAAAAGAGCTATGTAGAAGTATCAACGCAGACGAGGCGGTTGCCTATGGAGCCGCTTCTCATGCTGCAATCTTAGCGGGTTTTGGCGATCAACAGGATACCGTGCTTGTCGATGTTACTCCTTTATCACTTGGTGTTGAGCTTCATGATAAATCCTTTAGAATTGTTATTCCTCGAAATACAACCATTCCAGCTAAGATGTTTACTGTTCTAGCAACAGTACTTGATAACCAAGTGACAGTAAATTTTCTTGTCTATGAGGGTGAGAGATTCATAGCGAAAGACAACAACTTCTTGGGCAAGTTTGAGCTGAACAACATACCACCACGACCTAAGGGCAAGGCTGAGTTCGATGTCTGCTTTGAGATTGATTCTGATGGTATTCTGACCGTGTCAGCTACGCTAGTCGGCTCCAATAATAAGAACCAGATTACTATTACGGAGCACAGTGGAAGGCTAACAAAGGAGGAGATCGATAGAATGGTGGCAGAGAGTGAAATGTATAAAACTCAAGATGAGGAGTATAAAAGGGTAGTTAAGGCCAAGAGTACCTTAGAGAGTTATATCGAGGAAATTTGGAAGATGATGAGACGGTGTCACGATATTATTGACGAGAAGGACATAAAATTGATGAGCGAAGCTACTCAGCGGACTATGGGATGGTTGGATTGGAATCATCTTTGTGACGATGCATCTATGTTCGATCAAAAGAAGGATGAGCTCGAGAGCGTGTGCGGTGATTTTGTGAGGAAGATGCATGACAATGTGTATATGGATGGGTGTAAGAGTAAGGTATCTGAATTGAACGATGTTGATTGA